TACCTGAACCTGGCCGCCCAGGGCTACGACTACGGCCCGTCGTTCATCGCCCTGCGCTCCGCCTGGCGGCGCGGCGACGACCTCTTCGCCGAGCTGGCGCTGCCGGAGGCCCCCGCCGCCGAGGCCGGCGGGTACGGCCTGCACCCGGCGCTGCTCGACGCGGCGCTGCACACCCTCGGCCTGACCACGCCGGCCGGCGAGCCGTCGGGGGCGGACATGCCCCCCGGTTACGGTCGGCTGCCGTTCTCCTGGAACGACGTCGCCCTGCACGGCGCCGGGGCCGCGGCGGCCCGGGTCCGGGTCTCGCACACCGGCCCCGACAGCATCTCGCTGCTGCTCACCGACGTCACCGGCGCCCCCGTCATATCCGTCGGCTCCCTGGTCCTGCGGCCGGTCTCCGCCGACCAGCTCCGCACCGCCGGGGGCGGCGGCACCGACTCGCTGTTCCGGGTCGAGTGGGCCCCGCTCGCGCTGCCCGCCGGCCCGTCCACCGTCGACTGGGCGGTGGTCGGCGACGCGGCGGCGCTCACCGAAGCGGTCGCCGCCACCGGCACGGCCGTGGCGGCGTACCCCGACCTGACCGCCCTGGCCACGGCGATGGACGAGGGGACGGACGCACCCGGCGTGCTGGTCGTGCCGTTCCTCGACCCGCCCGCGTCGGCGGACGTGCCCCGGGCCGTCGCCGAGGTGACCCACCGGGCGCTCGCCGTGCTCCAGCAGTTCCTCGCCGACGACCGCTACACGGCCTCCCGGCTGGTGGTGCTGACCTCGGGCGCGGTCGCCACCGAGTGGGACACCGACCTGACCGACCTGGCCGGCGCCGCCGTGATCGGCCTGCTCCGCTCCGCCCAGTCGGAGAACCCCGAGCGGTTCGTGCTGGTCGACGTCGACGACATCGCCGGCTGCGCCGCCGCGCTCGTCCCGGCCGTCGCGACCGACGAGCCGCAGGTCGTGATCCGCGCGGGCGTCGCCGCCGGCGCCCGGCTCACCCGGGTCCCCGCCCCGAGCGAGCCGCCGGCCGCCCCGTTCGACTCCGACGGCACCGTCCTGATCACCGGCGCCACCGGCACCCTCGGCCAGCTGATGAGCCGGCACCTGGTGGGCACGTACGGCGTCCGGCACCTGATCCTCACCAGCCGGCGCGGCCGCGCCGCCGGGGGCGTCGCGGAGCTCTGCACCGAGCTGGAGGCGCTCGGCGTGAACGTCACCGTCGCCGCCTGCGACGTCGCCGCCCGCGACGCCGTGGCCGAGCTGCTGGCCGGCATCCCGGCGGAGCACCCCCTCACCGCCGTCATCCACGCCGCCGGCGTCCGCGACGACGGGGTCATCTCCTCGCTCACCCCCGAGCGGATGGACGGCGTGCTGCGGCCCAAGGTCGACGCCGCCTGGCACCTGCACGAGCTGACCGCCGACCTCGACCTGAAGGCGTTCATCTCGTACTCCTCGCTCGCCGCCACCGCCGGCGGTCCGGGCCAGGGCAACTACGCCGCCGCCAACGCGTTCCTCGACGGGCTGGCCCAGCACCGCAAGGCGCGCGGCCTCGCCGCGCTCACCCTCGCCTGGGGCCTCTGGGCCGACCGCAGTGGCATGACCACCGAGCTGGACGACGTCCACCTCAACCGGATCTCCCGCTCGGGCGTCGCCGCCATGGAGGCCGAGGAGGGGCTCGCCCTCTTCGACGCGGCCTGCCGCACCACCGACGCCGCGCTGGTCCCGGCCCGGCTGGACCTCGCCGCGATGAAGGTGCAGTTCGCCGGCGGGAGCATCCCGCCGCTGTACCGGGCGCTGATCCGCACGCCCGCCCGCGCCGCCGCGGCCACCACCGGCGCCTCGCTCGTGCAGCAGCTCGCCGGGCTCGGCGACACCGAACGGGCCGCCGCGCTCGTCGAGATCGTCCGGGGCCAGGCCGCCGCCGTGCTCGGCTACCCCGACCCGGCGGCCATCGAGCCGCGCCGCGCGTTCAGCGAGTTCGGCTTCGACTCGCTCACCGCCGTCGAGATGCGCAACCGGCTCAACAACGCCTTCGGCATGCGGCTGCCGGCCACCCTCGTCTTCGACTACCCGACCCCGCACGACCTGGCGGCCTTCCTGGGTACGGAGATCGCCGGCACCCCCGTCCCCGTGCGACCCGCCACCACCGCCGTGTCGGTCGGCGACGACGAGCCCCTCGCCATCATCGGCATGGCCTGCCGGCTGCCCGGCGGCGTGTGGTCGCCCGACGACCTGTGGCGGCTGGTGGTCGACGGCGTCGACGCGATCAGCGACCTGCCGACCGACCGCGGCTGGGACCTCGACAGCCTCTACAGCCCCGACCCGGACGCCCCCGGCACCTTCTACGCCCGCGGCGGCGGCTTCCTCAGCGGCGTGGACAAGTTCGACCCCGGCTTCTTCGGCATCTCGCCCCGCGAGGCCCTGGCCATGGACCCGCAGCAGCGGCTGCTGCTGGAGACCACCTGGGAGTCCTTCGAGTCCGCCGGCATCGACCCCACCGACGTACGGGGCAGCAGCACCGGCGTCTTCGTCGGCACCAGCGGCCAGGACTACGGCTCGCTGCTGGCGTACTCACCGGAGGCCGCCGAGGGCTACATGCTGACCGGGATGACCAGCAGCGTCATCTCGGGACGGGTGGCGTACACGTTCGGGCTGGAGGGGCCGGCGGTGTCGCTGGACACGGCCTGCTCGTCGTCCCTCGTCGCGCTGCACTGGGCCGGCCAGGCGCTGCGGGGCGGCGAGTGCGACATGGCCCTCGCCGGCGGCGTCATGGTGATGGCCACCCCGACCGCGTTCGTCGAGTTCTCCCGGCAGCGCGGCCTCGCCGCCGACGGGCGGTGCAAGTCCTTCGCCGCGTCCGCCGACGGCACCGGGTGGTCCGAGGGCGTCGGCATGCTGCTCGTGCAGCGGCTCTCCGACGCCCGTCGGCAGGGCCGCACCGTGTACGCGGTGGTGCGCGGCTCGGCGATCAACCAGGACGGCGCCTCCAACGGGCTGACCGCCCCGAACGGCCCGTCGCAGCAGCGGGTGATCCGGCAGGCGCTCGCGTCCGCGCGGCTCTCCGCCGCCGACGTGGACGTGGTCGAGGCGCACGGCACGGGCACGACGCTCGGCGACCCGATCGAGGCGCAGGCCCTGCTCGCCACGTACGGGCGGGAGCGGCCCGCCGACCGGCCGCTGCTGCTCGGCTCGATCAAGTCGAACATCGGCCACGCGCAGGCCGCCGCCGGTGTCGCCGGTGTGATCAAGATGGTGCAGGCCATCCGGCACGGCATGGTGCCGGCGACGCTGCACGTGGACGAGCCGTCCCCGCACATCGACTGGACCTCCGGCGCGGTGGAGCTGGCGACGGAGTCGCGGCCGTGGCCGGCGGTGGACCGGCCGCGTCGGGCGGCCGTGTCGTCGTTCGGCATCTCCGGCACCAACGCCCACGTGATCATCGAGCAGGCCGACGAGCCGTTCGAGGTCGCCGCTCCGGCCGAGCCCGGCCCGGGCCTGGTGGCGTCGGACGTCGTGGTGTGGCCGGTGTCGGCGCGCTCGAAGGGCGCCCTGTCCGGTCAGGCGGCCCGCCTGGCGGAGTACGTGCGCGAGCACGGCGAGGTCGATCCGGCTGCCGTGGGCTGGTCCCTGGCCACGACGCGGTCGGTGTTCGACCAGCGGGCCGCCGTGGTCGGGTCGACTGTCGAGGACCTGCTGGCGGGGCTCGACGCCCTGGCGTCCGGCTCGCCGGCCGGCAACGTGGTCGCCGGCACGGCCTTGTCGCACGGCGCGGGTGCCGTGTTCGTGTTCCCGGGTCAGGGTGCGCAGTCCGCGCGGATGGCGGCCGGTCTTGTCGGTTGTACGCCGGTGTTCGACGCGAAGCTGGCCGAGTGCCAGCGGGCCCTGGCGCCGTACCTGGACGTGGACGTGGTGTCGGTGTTGACCGGCGACGACGAGTCGTGGCTGGAGCGGGTCGAGGTCGTGCAGCCGGTGCTGTGGGCTGTCGGCATCGCCCTCGCGGCGGTGTGGCAGCACGCCGGGGTCGCCCCGGCCGCGGTGATCGGTCACTCGCAGGGCGAGATCGGTGCGGCGTGCGTGGCCGGCATCCTCAGCCTGGACGACGCGGCGAAGGCCGTCGCGTTGCGGTCGCGGGCGCTGACGGTGCTGCGCGGCACCGGCACCATGGCGTCGATCGACCTCTCCGCCGACGCGGTCGCCGAGCGTCTCGGGGAGTTCCCGGGCGTGGGTGTCGCGGCGGTCAACGGCCCGTCGACCGTGGTGGTGTCCGGGCCGCCGCAGCCGGTCGCGGACCTGGTGGAGTCCTGCCAGGCCGAGGGCGTGCGGGCCCGGTTGATCCCGGTGGACTACGCGTCGCACTCGGCGGCGGTGCAGGAGGTCGCGGAGCGGTTGCGCGTCGACCTGGCCGACGTCACCCCCCGCCAGGGGCATGTCCGGCTGGTGTCGACGTTGACCGGTGACTGGGTCGACCCGGCGTCGATGACGGCGGACTACTGGTACGAGAACCTGCGGCAGACCGTGCGGTTCGACCCGGCCGTCCGCGTGGCCGTCGAGGCGGGGCACACCACGTTCGTGGAGATCAGCCCGCACCCGGTGCTGACCATGCCGGTGACGGCGATCCTCGACGACACCGGCGCGACCGGGCACACCCTGGGCAGCCTGCGGCGCGGCGACGACGACGCGACGCGGCTGCTGACGAACCTCGCCACCGCCCACGCGATCGGCCTGCCCGTCGACCTGACGGCCGTCCTGGCCCCGACCGGCACCGTCGCGCTGCCCACGTACGCCTTCGACCACCAGCGGTACTGGGTCGAGCCGCCGGTCCACCGGGCGCAGGACGTCAGCTCCGCCGGCCTCCAGGACGCCGGGCACCCGCTGCTCAGCGCCACGCTGACCTTCCCCGACAGCGAGCGGATGGTCTTCACCGGGCGGCTGTCGGTGCGTACCCACCCGTGGCTCGGCGAGCACCGGGTGATGGACAACATCCTGCTGCCCGGCACCGCCTTCGTGGAACTCGCCACGTACGCCGGTGAGCAGGCCGGCTGCCCGACGGTGGAGGAGCTGACCCTGCTCGCCCCGCTCGTCCTGCCCGAACTCGGCGCGCTCCAGGTGCAGCTCATGGTCGGTGACCGGGACGACGACGGGCGGCGTACCGTCCAGCTCTACTCCCGGCCCTACCGGGACGGCTCCGACGAGATCCTGGCCGACGTCGCCTGGACCTGCCACGCCACCGGTCTGCTCGCCCCGCAGCCGGCCGACGCCGCGCCCGCCTTCGACCTGGGGGTGTGGCCGCCGCCCGGCGCGACGCGCGTCGAGTCCGACGACTTCTACTCCGGCATCGAGGCGACCGTCTTCGGGTACGGCCCGGCGTTCCGTGGCCTGCGCGCCGCGTGGACCCGCGACGACGAGGTCTTCGCCGAGGTCGAACTGCCCGCCGACCACCACGCCGAGGCCGGCCGCTTCGGCGTGCACCCGGCGCTGCTGGACGGCGCGTTGCAGGCCATGTCGATCGGCGGCTTCCTCGGCCGGATGGGCGACGGCGCCGACGCCACCGTGCCCCGCCTCCCGTTCGCCTGGACCGGGGTCTCCCTGCTCGCCGCCGGGGCCACCGCCCTGCGCGTACGCGTCGCCGCCGCCGGCGAGGTCGGCGTCTCCTTCCAGGTGGCCGACGCCACCGGCGCGCCGGTGCTGCACGTCGACTCCCTGATCATGCGCCGGGTCTCCGGCGACTCGCTCGGCGCGGCCCGCTCCGGCCGGCACGAGTCGCTGTTCCAGGTGGACTGGCCGGTGCTGCCGGTGCCCACCGGCCCCGTGCCGGCGGCCACCCGCTGGGTGGCGCTCGGCGACGACCTGGCGCTCAGCGCCGCCTGCGAGGCGGCCGGTGCCCGGGTGCGTACCGACGTCGACCTCGACTCGCTGGGCGACCTGCTCGCCGGGGGTGAGCCGGCGCCGGAGGCGGTGATCGTGCCGATCGGCGACGCCGGGGACCCGACGGACCCGGCGCTGGCCAGGCAGGCGCGGGCCACCACGCACCGTACCCTCGCCGCGTTGCGGACCTGGCTCGCCGACGACCGGTTCGCCGAGTCCCGGCTGGTGCTGGTCACCCGCGACGCGGTCGCGGCAGGCGAGCAGCAGGTCGTCAACCTGCGCCAGGCCCCGGTCTGGGGCCTGCTGCGCACCGCGCAGCTCGAACACCCGGGCCGATGCCAGCTCGTCGACCTCGACGACACCCCGGACAGCGCCACCGCGCTGGCCGCCGCGATCGCCTCCGGCGAGCCGCAGCTCGCCGTGCGGGCCGGGCAGGTGCGCACGCCGCGGCTCGGGCGGGTCCCGGCCGGCGTGGAGCCGCTGCCGGGCGGGATCGACCCGGACGGCACCGTGCTGATCACCGGCGGGACGGGCGTGCTGGGCCGCATCCTGGCCCGCCACCTCGCCACCACCCACGGCGTGCGGCACCTGCTGCTGGCCGGGCGGCGCGGCGCGGCGGCCGAGGGGATCGACGACCTCGTCACCGAGCTCGCCGGCGCCGGTACGGAGGTGACCGTCGCGGCCTGCGACGCCGCCGACCCCGACGCCCTGTCGGCGCTGCTGGCCGGGGTGCCCGCCGCGCACCCGCTCACCGCCGTGGTGCACGCCGCCGGCGTCCTCGACGACGGCGTGCTGGAGTCGATGACCCCCGACCGGGTGGACGCGGTCGCCGTGCCGAAGATCGACGCGGCGTGGCACCTGCACCGCCTCACGGCCGGGGCGAACCTCGCGGCCTTCGTCCTCTTCTCCTCGGCGGCGGCCACCCTGGGCAGCGCCGGCCAGTCCAACTACGCGGCGTCGAACGCCTTCCTCGACGCCCTCGCGGCGCACCGCCGGGCCCGCGGGCTCGCCGGCATCTCGCTCGCGTGGGGCCTCTGGGAGCAGGCCAGCGGGATGACCGGCCACCTCGGCGACGACGACGTGCGGCGGATGGCCGAGCAGGGCGCCGCCGGGCTGGCCACCGAGCAGGCGTTGAACCTCTTCGACGCCGCGTGGCGACTCGACGCGGCGGCCGTCGTGCCGATGCGCCTGGACGTCGGGACGCTGCGGGGGCAGGCGGAGGCCGGCACCCTCGCGCCGATGCTCCGGGCCCTGGTCCGGGTGCCGCTGCGGCGCTCGGCCGACGCCACCGGGGCCCGCTCCGGCGGGGTGCAGCTCAGCCAGCGACTCGCCGGCCTGGCCGGTCCGGAGCGGCACAAGGTGGTGCTCGACGTGGTACGGGCGAACATCGCCGCCGTCCTCGGCCACGCCGGAGCCGACGCCGTCGACCCGAACCGGCTCTTCACCGACCTGGGCTTCGACTCGCTCACCGCGGTCGACCTGCGCAACCGGCTCAACGGCCTGTCCGGGCTGCGGCTGCCGGCGACGCTGGTCTTCGACTACCCGACGCCGACCGCCCTCGCCGAGAAGCTGACCAGCGAGATCGCCGCCGACGCGGCGCCCTCCACGCAACCCCTCTTCCAGGGCATCGACACGGTCGAGAGCCTGCTCAACGCCATCCCGCTCGACCCGGCAGCCCGGGCCCGGTTCACCGCCCGGATGCAGGACCTGCTCGCCAAGGCGTCCGACCTGGCGGCGGGGCCCGCCGCCGAGCCGGACCGGCCCGACCTCGACTCGGCCAGCGACGACGAGATCTTCGACTTCATCAGCAAAGAGTTTGGAATCTCCTGAGATGACCAACCTTCCAATCGAGGCAGGTGCCCCCCGATGAGCGATGACAAGCTGCGGTACTTCCTCAAGCGGGTCACCGCCGACCTGCACGAGACCAAGCGCAAGCTGCAGACCGTCGA
The nucleotide sequence above comes from Micromonospora sp. M71_S20. Encoded proteins:
- a CDS encoding type I polyketide synthase, whose amino-acid sequence is MADEAKLLDYLKRVTADLHQVRQRLREVEAGEQEPVAIVSMSCRFPGGVRSPEDLWEVVASGRDVVSDFPTDRGWDLGSLYDSDPEQAGTSYTRQGGFVHDLADFDPGFFAISPREALAMDPQQRWLLETSWEALERAGIDPHSLRGSRTGVFAGSTGQDYGTVLMGAAQGLEGHLMTGNAGSVVSGRIAYTFGLEGPAVTIDTACSSSLVALHLAGQALRQRECTLAIVAGVTAMCTPAAFVEFSRQRGLAADGRCKAFAAAADGTGWSEGVGVLLLERLSDAQRNGHPILAVVRGSAVNQDGASNGLSAPNGPSQQRVIQQALANAGLAAGGVDVVEAHGTGTRLGDPIEAQALLATYGQDRGDSAPLLLGSVKSNIGHAQAAAGVAGVIKMVMAMRHGVVPPTLHVDEPTPEVDWSAGEVSLVTEATPWPAVGRPRRSAVSSFGVSGTNAHTILEQAPAPQQPPSDAAAPVVERPVVPVPVSARDAAGLAAQAGRWAARLAADESLRPLDVAFSSVTSRSILDHRAVVAATGRDDLLAGLRALAAGQPSGAVVTGQAGGRGTLAVLFSGQGAQRAGMGRELYAGFPVFAAALDEVCGRLDPLLPRPLREVLFAVEGSVEAGLLDQTVFTQAGLFAVEVALFRLVESFGITPDFVGGHSIGEVAAAYVAGVLSLADAAALVAARGRLMQALPSGGGMLAVAAAEADVLATLDGLAGRVGVAAVNGPTSVVVSGDVAALDEVERLWRERGARTRRLTVSHAFHSPLMEPMLDEFRAVLAGLTFAAPTLPIVSNVTGTLADADEIRTPDYWVRHVREAVRFADGVAALRAAGADTFLEIGPQSVLTAMAADILPGDDGVLAVAVQRKDRPEAHGLLAGLAELHVHGVAVDWRPWFADTGARRVDLPTYAFQHQRYWPEAGAGWTGDVTAVGLRPAQHPLLGAAVGVAHAEGFLFTGRLARRTHPWISDHVVFDTVLLPGTGFVELALQAGAHVGADHVRELTLESPLILPETGGVDIQLWIGPADETGCRSVSLHSAQDGEPAEGAGERAWTRNASGVLAGGPAAPSGPVGWSDLTTWPPPGATEVGTDDLYLNLAAQGYDYGPSFIALRSAWRRGDDLFAELALPEAPAAEAGGYGLHPALLDAALHTLGLTTPAGEPSGADMPPGYGRLPFSWNDVALHGAGAAAARVRVSHTGPDSISLLLTDVTGAPVISVGSLVLRPVSADQLRTAGGGGTDSLFRVEWAPLALPAGPSTVDWAVVGDAAALTEAVAATGTAVAAYPDLTALATAMDEGTDAPGVLVVPFLDPPASADVPRAVAEVTHRALAVLQQFLADDRYTASRLVVLTSGAVATEWDTDLTDLAGAAVIGLLRSAQSENPERFVLVDVDDIAGCAAALVPAVATDEPQVVIRAGVAAGARLTRVPAPSEPPAAPFDSDGTVLITGATGTLGQLMSRHLVGTYGVRHLILTSRRGRAAGGVAELCTELEALGVNVTVAACDVAARDAVAELLAGIPAEHPLTAVIHAAGVRDDGVISSLTPERMDGVLRPKVDAAWHLHELTADLDLKAFISYSSLAATAGGPGQGNYAAANAFLDGLAQHRKARGLAALTLAWGLWADRSGMTTELDDVHLNRISRSGVAAMEAEEGLALFDAACRTTDAALVPARLDLAAMKVQFAGGSIPPLYRALIRTPARAAAATTGASLVQQLAGLGDTERAAALVEIVRGQAAAVLGYPDPAAIEPRRAFSEFGFDSLTAVEMRNRLNNAFGMRLPATLVFDYPTPHDLAAFLGTEIAGTPVPVRPATTAVSVGDDEPLAIIGMACRLPGGVWSPDDLWRLVVDGVDAISDLPTDRGWDLDSLYSPDPDAPGTFYARGGGFLSGVDKFDPGFFGISPREALAMDPQQRLLLETTWESFESAGIDPTDVRGSSTGVFVGTSGQDYGSLLAYSPEAAEGYMLTGMTSSVISGRVAYTFGLEGPAVSLDTACSSSLVALHWAGQALRGGECDMALAGGVMVMATPTAFVEFSRQRGLAADGRCKSFAASADGTGWSEGVGMLLVQRLSDARRQGRTVYAVVRGSAINQDGASNGLTAPNGPSQQRVIRQALASARLSAADVDVVEAHGTGTTLGDPIEAQALLATYGRERPADRPLLLGSIKSNIGHAQAAAGVAGVIKMVQAIRHGMVPATLHVDEPSPHIDWTSGAVELATESRPWPAVDRPRRAAVSSFGISGTNAHVIIEQADEPFEVAAPAEPGPGLVASDVVVWPVSARSKGALSGQAARLAEYVREHGEVDPAAVGWSLATTRSVFDQRAAVVGSTVEDLLAGLDALASGSPAGNVVAGTALSHGAGAVFVFPGQGAQSARMAAGLVGCTPVFDAKLAECQRALAPYLDVDVVSVLTGDDESWLERVEVVQPVLWAVGIALAAVWQHAGVAPAAVIGHSQGEIGAACVAGILSLDDAAKAVALRSRALTVLRGTGTMASIDLSADAVAERLGEFPGVGVAAVNGPSTVVVSGPPQPVADLVESCQAEGVRARLIPVDYASHSAAVQEVAERLRVDLADVTPRQGHVRLVSTLTGDWVDPASMTADYWYENLRQTVRFDPAVRVAVEAGHTTFVEISPHPVLTMPVTAILDDTGATGHTLGSLRRGDDDATRLLTNLATAHAIGLPVDLTAVLAPTGTVALPTYAFDHQRYWVEPPVHRAQDVSSAGLQDAGHPLLSATLTFPDSERMVFTGRLSVRTHPWLGEHRVMDNILLPGTAFVELATYAGEQAGCPTVEELTLLAPLVLPELGALQVQLMVGDRDDDGRRTVQLYSRPYRDGSDEILADVAWTCHATGLLAPQPADAAPAFDLGVWPPPGATRVESDDFYSGIEATVFGYGPAFRGLRAAWTRDDEVFAEVELPADHHAEAGRFGVHPALLDGALQAMSIGGFLGRMGDGADATVPRLPFAWTGVSLLAAGATALRVRVAAAGEVGVSFQVADATGAPVLHVDSLIMRRVSGDSLGAARSGRHESLFQVDWPVLPVPTGPVPAATRWVALGDDLALSAACEAAGARVRTDVDLDSLGDLLAGGEPAPEAVIVPIGDAGDPTDPALARQARATTHRTLAALRTWLADDRFAESRLVLVTRDAVAAGEQQVVNLRQAPVWGLLRTAQLEHPGRCQLVDLDDTPDSATALAAAIASGEPQLAVRAGQVRTPRLGRVPAGVEPLPGGIDPDGTVLITGGTGVLGRILARHLATTHGVRHLLLAGRRGAAAEGIDDLVTELAGAGTEVTVAACDAADPDALSALLAGVPAAHPLTAVVHAAGVLDDGVLESMTPDRVDAVAVPKIDAAWHLHRLTAGANLAAFVLFSSAAATLGSAGQSNYAASNAFLDALAAHRRARGLAGISLAWGLWEQASGMTGHLGDDDVRRMAEQGAAGLATEQALNLFDAAWRLDAAAVVPMRLDVGTLRGQAEAGTLAPMLRALVRVPLRRSADATGARSGGVQLSQRLAGLAGPERHKVVLDVVRANIAAVLGHAGADAVDPNRLFTDLGFDSLTAVDLRNRLNGLSGLRLPATLVFDYPTPTALAEKLTSEIAADAAPSTQPLFQGIDTVESLLNAIPLDPAARARFTARMQDLLAKASDLAAGPAAEPDRPDLDSASDDEIFDFISKEFGIS